From Scytonema millei VB511283:
AGATTTTCCTCCCCAAGCCTTGCGTCTGGCTTCAGCAGATTATCAACCAGAACGAGAAGAGTATTTACAGCAAATTGGTGCAGACCGCATCGAACACACGCTGATGATGTCTCGTTCCGTCTGGCACAAGCTACGAGAATCAAAACTTGTTTCTTTGGAAGGGATGCAGTGGCACGAAGTGCTGCAAGGACTGCAACCAGCTCGTAAACCCGTCCCTGGGGGGATGTCATGGGCAGGACAAGGCAAGCCAGCACCAGAAACCATCCAGCCTAGCAAGCCACCGTCAAAGACGGGACAGCAAAATTCACCTACAGAACAAATTAAATACGCCAGCCAACGGGCTGACGAGATCGTCCAACCAACTGAATCCACTTCACCCAAAACAGAACGAGAGCGTGACTGAACAGATGCGATCGCCGTCCACTGGTGTGGTTAAAACGCCTAAAGCGTTTGTTTCCGCTTTGGGGCTAGATATCGGTCGCAAGCGGATTGGAGTAGCTGGTTGCGACGGTACGGGTCTGATTGCGACAGGTCTGATGACGATCGAGCGTAAATCTTTTGCTGAGGACGTAGCCCAATTACAGTCCCTCGTCCAATTGCGCCGCGTGCAAACAATAGTAGCCGGACTACCGTACTCTATGGACGGTAGTTTGGGTTTTCAAGCGCGACAAGTCCAAAAAGTAGCGAAAAGAATTACCAAAGCGCTCGACCTACCCTTAGTATTTGTAGACGAGCGACTAACATCTTTTCAAGCGGAACAATTCATGCACGCCGAAAATATCTCCCCCTCGCGACACAAAGCTCTGATCGATCGCAAAGCAGCTGCCATAATTCTGCAACAATGGTTAGATACAAGAAGAAGGGAGCAGGGAGCAGGGAGCGCACGAGCAGTTATCAGTGACCAGTAACCAGTTATCAGTGAAGACAGTAGTTATGACTAACCACTCACTACACCCCACACTTCCCGCACCCCACACCCCACACCCTGACAACTGTTAACTGTCAACTGTCAACTACCAACTACCAACTACCCATTACCAACAACCAACAACTAACAACTGA
This genomic window contains:
- the ruvX gene encoding Holliday junction resolvase RuvX — its product is MRSPSTGVVKTPKAFVSALGLDIGRKRIGVAGCDGTGLIATGLMTIERKSFAEDVAQLQSLVQLRRVQTIVAGLPYSMDGSLGFQARQVQKVAKRITKALDLPLVFVDERLTSFQAEQFMHAENISPSRHKALIDRKAAAIILQQWLDTRRREQGAGSARAVISDQ